A window of Terriglobia bacterium genomic DNA:
ACGGCGTTGAGTTCAATCTCGACCTGGTCCCTCGCGAACGCCACAACATCGTGCGCGGCTCCAATCACCTGCGGGGTGGATCGCATTGAGTAGGCATCCTGCACCTTGGTCTTGATCTTGCCCGACAGCAGATCGCTTCCCTGAAGGCACTTCATGATGGCGTTGGCGCTTCTCATCGCACCCGGAAAGCCTCTCAGGGCATGAAGCCTCCAGTCATAGGGTTTCAAGTTTGCATAAAGGGCTTCAAGTGTCATGGCACAGGCGATCTCGGCCTGCTTGAGCCAGCGGTTGACATCATAGAGTTGAAGGGCGCTCATGGCCGTCATCAAGTTGGATCCGTTGATCGCCGCCAGGCCGTCTCGAGCCTGCAAGCCAGGAACCGGGATTCCCGCACGCCTCATGGCCTCACTGCCTGGCAGCCGTTGGTCCTCATAGAACGCCTCTCCCTCTCCCATCAAGAGCAGCGCGATTTGCGACATGGGGGCCAGATCGCCGCTGGCGCCCACCGAGCCCTTCTGGCAGACCACCGGCGTCACCCCTTTGTTTAACATGTCAACGTAGGTCAGCGTAATCTCGGGACGGCATCCCGAGTGGCCGCGCGCGTGGACGTTAATGCGGCTCGCCATGGCTCCTCGAACGAATTCAAGGGAGGCAGGATCGCCAATCCCCGCGGCATGGTTGTAAATAAGGTACCTCTGAAATTGCTTCACCTGATCGTCATTCAGGACCACCTCGGAAAACTCCCCGATACCGGTGTTGACCCCATACATGATTTCGTGGGCTTCGATCTTTCGCTCGAGCATCGCGCGGCACACTTTGATCCGTTCCAAGGCTTGGGGGTGAAGCTCAACCTTTTCGCCGTGTCTCGCGATTTGCACGAGCTGCTCAATCGTTAATGAAGATCCGTCGAGAACAATAGCCATACTCTGTCCTTTCACGAAACTGAGGATTGAAACTGTCTCCAAGGAGAGGAGAGAGCATCTCCGAATGGGGTGGACCTAAGTAGATGCGTACGGATAGAAAGCCTCCTCCGATCAGCCATCCCTGAAATGGCCGAAATCTAGATTCATAATACGCAGTCGTAACGCTTGGCTCAAGGGAAAATAGATAAGAGGGACAGTCCCCCAAGAGCGGGGACAGTCCCTTAGATCGTCCCTTTCAACGTTCCTCACCTCCTTCCACTCAAAACATCGCTTCTCTTAAGTATCGAAAGACTGTAAACTGTTTCGTGTCCACCTCGCAGGAGGCGCGATGTGGGCACCATCCTTGCTCGCCCTGATACTCATCAGGCGCATCCAACCAGAGGTGAACATCCATGAAACGTCGCGATTTTCTCAGGCATTCTGCCGCGGGGGCAGCCGCATTGTCGGTGCTGGGGCGGGAACTACTGTTGCCGGCAGAGGTTAAGAAGGCGAAGGTGGCCCTGGTCAAGACCCAGGATCGAATCCAAGGCATCCAAGCCGCCTTAAAACTGCTTGAAGTTCCCTCGCCGAGAGGGAAGAAGGTTTTGATTAAGCCGAATTTCAACACGGCAGATCCGACGCCGGGCTCCACGCATAATGACACGCTCCGCCAGCTGGTGGCGGAGATGAAGGCGCGGGGTGCGGCCCATATCGCGATTGGCGAGCGGAGCGGCCCGCCGAAGACGAAGTCGGTGATGGAGGAAAAAGGCATCCCCGCCCTCGCTCAGGAGCTCGGATTCGATATCATCAATTTCGAGGACTTGCCGCCGGACGGCTGGGTGCACATCAACCCGCCGGGCAGCCACTGGCAGAATGGATTCGATGTCGCCCGGCCTATCACCGAGGCTGAATACCTTCTCTGGACCTGTTGCCTCAAGACGCATGCCTATGGCGGCATCTTCAGCATGTCGATCAAACTCGCGGTGGGGGTGACGCACAAGAGCTTGATGCGCGAGCTTCATGGCGCCCGACAAACCCATATGCGTCGCATGATTGCCGAGATTCACCAGGCTTTCAGGCCTCAACTCGTCGTCATGGATGGGTTGGAGGCGTTTGTGGACGGCGGCCCCTCCAGCGGCAAGCGGGCCAACCCCGGCGTTATGATCGCAGGAACGGACCGCGTCGCGGTCGACGCCGTGGGTGTGGCAGTTCTTAAGCATTTGGGTTCGAACGACGCCATTATGTCCCGAAAAATTTTCGAACAGGAACAGATCCAACGCGCCGTCGAGCTGGGCCTGGGAATCGGAGGCCCCGGTCAGATCGAGATCGTGACCGCCGATGCAGTGAGTCGCGGTTATGGTGATGAGCTCAAAGCAATTCTGGCCCAGGGTTGAGATGGAAAGGTTGAATCCACTTCCGATCGTATCGTCCGCGTCGAGATCCGCCTTTCAAAGAGGGTTCTTGAAATAGCGGTGAGGGCTCGCTCCGAGCATCCTTTTGAACATCGAAATGAATGCACTGGGGGTGCTGTAGCCCGCCTCCAGGGCAGCAGTTGTAATATTTTCCCCCCCGGCAAGCAACCGCATGGCATGCATGAGGCGAAGTTGCTGCCTCCATTTCCCGAAACTCATGCTGGTTTCCAGTTGGAATAACCTTTCCACAGTTCTCTTGCTCGCCCCGGCAGTCTTGCAGAGTTCTTCCAGGGGGCGTTGATCGCCCGGATCATTCAAAAGAGCTTGGGCCACCCTGACGGCCCTGGAGTCTCGAGGGCTGGGGAGCTGAAGAGGGATGGCGCGGACGGTCTCCAGCTGGTCAACAAGGAAGTCGAGCAGGTGAGCCTGGAGGGGGACTTTGCTGTTTAACCGGGGGAATTTGCAGGCGTGGAGAATCAACTCCCTCAGCAGCAGCGTTACATTCACGACACAACAGCTCCTCGGCAGAGCCTGCACGAGGGATGGTTTCAAGTACAAGGTTCGCATGGACACGGCGCCGGACATCGTAATTCCATGGGGAATCCGGGCCGGAATCCACACGGCCCGCTGGGTAGGAACCACCCAGGTGCCCTCCTCGGTCCGCACCGTCATGACCCCCTGGGAGGCGTAGACGAGCTGATCACGGTCATGATAATGCCGGGGGATAACATAGCCGTCCGGGAAGTCGTAGGTGAGCGTGGTGACCCGGGCGCTAGGATGGCCCCGCCGATCAAAAAATGCCCCTTGTCGCGTCTTCAACATTTCTTGTCATAATATCGAAAGAAAGCAAGGCCGTCCAGGGGTAAGATCTCCCCAGCTTTTCCAATAAACAAGTAAGGAGGGCCTATGCTCGGTTCCTCGAAGATCATGGCGTTCGTTCCCACTCAGGATTATAAGAAAGCCCGGGCGTTCTATGAAGGGGTGTTGGGTCTTGGCGTTGTGAGCGAAGATCGATTTGCGCTGGTGATGGATGCCGCCGGGATCAGGGTGCGGATCACGAAGGTTCCCGACTTTAAACTTCACAAGTATACAATCCTGGGGTGGGAAGTCTCCCAGATCGAAAAAATAGTGTCGGGACTCGAGCAGCGGGGAGTCCAGTTCGAGCGGTACGGATTGCCCGGACAAGACGAACACGGGATCTGGACAGCGCCCGGTGGCGACAAGGTGACCTGGTTCAAAGATCCCGACGGCAACATTCTGTCTCTGTCGCAACACAGCGCTTGAATCTGATGGGCGTGCCTGCGAAACAACAACCTCTATCCCCTTGACGCCGGACGAGGGTGCCTCATCGGGTCGGTTGACACGGGTGTAAATCCTCGCCTCCTGCTGATCACAAAAACAGTGGGCGTCATCAGGTCCTGACGGGTCGCTTTGGTAGCCCCGCCGCGCCCTTGCGGCGGGGGCTATTCTTTGAATTCGCGATGACTTATGCAGGGAGAAGGATTCCGCATCACATGGGCATTGGTGCATCCCTAATGGTCCCAGCCAGAAACCACCGGAATGAAATCCTCTGGCACCCGCCCCCGCCGCAAGAGCGCGGCGAGGCTACCCGAGCTGTATACCCTCGACATTCGCGTGATCATGAGACAAATCCCCCGGATCGCGTCCTCTCTTTTTTCTTCACTTGACTTCCGCCACTCCCATCATAGATGATTCCCTCATGAAGTCGGAGGCGTGCGAACGGCTGGTTAGTCCAGGGGGCATGCCGGCTCGCCGGTGACCGGGATGGACGCCTGGATCCGATTTTTTCTGTCCTAACAAATCTGACTCCGATGCTGCCATATTTCGCTGAAACTCTCTCCTAGAAAACGAGCGTACCCATGAATGAAATAATCAACTTTAAACTGAATGGCAAATCCACAAAATTGGACGTCGAAGGCGACCGGATGCTTCTCTGGGTTCTGCGCACAGACCTGGGACTTACGGGAACGAAATTCGGCTGTGGCGAAAGCCTGTGCGGTGCTTGCACGGTGGTGGTGGGAAAGGAAGCGCTCCGGTCCTGCCAACTTCCGGTAAGGGAGGTTCGCGGCAAAGAGGTCACGACCATCGAGGGCCTGGCCGGGAATGGGACCCTCCATCCTCTTCAGAAGGCGTTTGCCGAGCTCGGGGCGCTGCAATGCGGGTTTTGTACCCCGGGGATGATCATGAATGCCTATGCCTTGTTGCTGAAGAATCCAAGACCGACCCGCGACCAGATCATCTCGGGCATGGACCAAAACTTATGCCGGTGCGCGGCTCATAAGCGGATTGTCGAAGCCATCGAAAGTGCATCAAGAAAAGTGTAATGACAGATTGAGAATCCCACAGTTTTAGATGGTTCGGAATACTATTTGAG
This region includes:
- a CDS encoding aromatic amino acid ammonia-lyase; amino-acid sequence: MAIVLDGSSLTIEQLVQIARHGEKVELHPQALERIKVCRAMLERKIEAHEIMYGVNTGIGEFSEVVLNDDQVKQFQRYLIYNHAAGIGDPASLEFVRGAMASRINVHARGHSGCRPEITLTYVDMLNKGVTPVVCQKGSVGASGDLAPMSQIALLLMGEGEAFYEDQRLPGSEAMRRAGIPVPGLQARDGLAAINGSNLMTAMSALQLYDVNRWLKQAEIACAMTLEALYANLKPYDWRLHALRGFPGAMRSANAIMKCLQGSDLLSGKIKTKVQDAYSMRSTPQVIGAAHDVVAFARDQVEIELNAVADNPIFLPEEDLTLTGANFQGSPVSLPMDMVGVAMTMVCVLSERRLNRMTNPALSVGLPAFLTKGAGMFSGMMLSQYTADTLIVEQRMLSAPASIGSIPAAADQEDFVSMGMNTALKNNQIIDNAYGVLGIEFMAASQALDFRDFRPGTGVETARSIVRRHVAHLDTDRPLYSDHNAMKTLVKSCEILEEVEAAVGSLEPQAPELAGALA
- a CDS encoding DUF362 domain-containing protein — protein: MKRRDFLRHSAAGAAALSVLGRELLLPAEVKKAKVALVKTQDRIQGIQAALKLLEVPSPRGKKVLIKPNFNTADPTPGSTHNDTLRQLVAEMKARGAAHIAIGERSGPPKTKSVMEEKGIPALAQELGFDIINFEDLPPDGWVHINPPGSHWQNGFDVARPITEAEYLLWTCCLKTHAYGGIFSMSIKLAVGVTHKSLMRELHGARQTHMRRMIAEIHQAFRPQLVVMDGLEAFVDGGPSSGKRANPGVMIAGTDRVAVDAVGVAVLKHLGSNDAIMSRKIFEQEQIQRAVELGLGIGGPGQIEIVTADAVSRGYGDELKAILAQG
- a CDS encoding helix-turn-helix transcriptional regulator; the encoded protein is MLKTRQGAFFDRRGHPSARVTTLTYDFPDGYVIPRHYHDRDQLVYASQGVMTVRTEEGTWVVPTQRAVWIPARIPHGITMSGAVSMRTLYLKPSLVQALPRSCCVVNVTLLLRELILHACKFPRLNSKVPLQAHLLDFLVDQLETVRAIPLQLPSPRDSRAVRVAQALLNDPGDQRPLEELCKTAGASKRTVERLFQLETSMSFGKWRQQLRLMHAMRLLAGGENITTAALEAGYSTPSAFISMFKRMLGASPHRYFKNPL
- a CDS encoding VOC family protein: MLGSSKIMAFVPTQDYKKARAFYEGVLGLGVVSEDRFALVMDAAGIRVRITKVPDFKLHKYTILGWEVSQIEKIVSGLEQRGVQFERYGLPGQDEHGIWTAPGGDKVTWFKDPDGNILSLSQHSA
- a CDS encoding (2Fe-2S)-binding protein, whose amino-acid sequence is MINFKLNGKSTKLDVEGDRMLLWVLRTDLGLTGTKFGCGESLCGACTVVVGKEALRSCQLPVREVRGKEVTTIEGLAGNGTLHPLQKAFAELGALQCGFCTPGMIMNAYALLLKNPRPTRDQIISGMDQNLCRCAAHKRIVEAIESASRKV